Part of the Metasolibacillus fluoroglycofenilyticus genome is shown below.
CGTAGTGAGTTTAATACGACAAGCAATGTCGCACCCATATCTGCAAAAATCGCAATCCATAGTGTGAGCCAGCCCGGAATGACTAGCAATAAGGCAATTAGTTTTAGTAATAAAGCGAAAGCAATATTTTGTTTAATGATTGACAATGCTTTTTTACTTAAGCGCATCGTATACGGAAGCTTTGTTAAATCGTCGCCCATTAGCACGATATCGGCTGTTTCTAATGCTGCGTCTGTACCCGCACCACCCATTGCAATACCAACAGATGCTGTTGCAAGAGCAGGCGCGTCGTTAACGCCATCACCTACCATTGCAACCTTGCCATATTGTCCTTGTAATTCCTTAATCGCTTGCAGTTTATGCTCCGGCAGCAAGCCCGCTCGCACATCTGTAATGCCAAGATTCTTTGCGATTGTCTGTGCAGTTAATGGTGCATCGCCCGTTAACATTACACTATGCTCAAGCTGTGAAACAACCTCTTTACTTTCCTGACGCAGTTGGTCAGCAATTGCTAATATACCGATACATTCACCATCGCGTGCTGCAACAATAACAGATTGCCCTTCAGCCGCGAAATCTGCAATTTGCTCTGTTAGCTCTTCATTAATAGATGCGAGTGAACTAATCCAATTGACACTGCCTACTGCAATCTTATGCCCTTCCACCGTTGCATAAGCGCCTTTTCCAGTGACTGATTGGAAATCTGTAGCATTCGCTATTTCCACATGTAGTGCAGCAGCTTTTTTCAACACTGCCTGTGCCAATGGATGCTGAGATTTTTTTTCCACAGCACCAACTAGAGCTAATAATTCCTCCTTTGGAATTATCGTCGTGATAATTTGTGTTACTTCTGGTGTACCTTTCGTTAATGTGCCTGTTTTGTCGAAGGCAACTGCATTAATATGCCCTAACTCCTCTAGGTAAACACCACCTTTAATCAATACCCCATGTCTTGCGGCATTCCCAATCGCTGTAACAATTGCGACGGGTGTTGAGACAACTAATGCGCACGGACAGCCTACGACAAGCACCGCTAAGCCTTGATAAATCCATTCTAGCCAATTGCCTGTAATAAGCGATGGAATAATTGCGACAAGTATCGCCACAACGATAATCGCTGGTGTATAGTATTTCGCAAAACGGTCAACAAATTTTTGAGATGGTGCTTTTTCCGCCTGCGCTTCTTCTACTAAATGAATAATTTTTGCAATCGTTGTATCATGTACAAGCTTCGTTACTTTTACTTCAAGTGCACCCTCTTCATTCAATGTGCCTGCGAATACCTCGTCATTTAGTGTTTTATGAACGGGAATCGACTCACCTGTAATGGACGCTTGATTGACAGCAGATGTACCACTTATAACAATGCCATCCATTGCAATTTTTTGCCCCGGCTTAACGATAAGAATATCTCCAATTTGAACATCCTCTGTCGGAACCTCTATCTCATGCATATGGTCGCCATGTGTGCGCTTAATCAACGCAATAGGTGGTGCAATATCCATTAATGTTTCGATAGATTGACGTGCCTTATTCATCGAATACGCCTCTAACGCTTCACTTACAGCGAATAAAAAGACAACAACTGCCGCCTCCTGCCACTCCCCAATAATAGCCGCACCAATAATTGCAATTGTCATTAATGTTTTCATATCGAATTCAAAACGTAGTAAATTTTTAAAGCCTGTTAAAAACATCGCATGCCCACCGACAACAATTGCCCCTATATAAAGACTTACGACAAGCGCACTGTCCTCTTCGTAAAATGAGCTCATTATAACAGCTGCAAGTACAAATAATAAAGAGAGACCTGCAAAAATATTCTCCTTACGCTTATAAAAAGGAATTGTTGTTTTTTGGCGGTCATTTATTGATTTAACTTTAATGCCATCAAAGGCACCTGCCTCTTCAAGCTGCTCAACAGTCGCGTCACCAACAACTGTTAGCTTTGCTGCACCAAAGTTGAGCTGTACGTCCTCAACAGTCGTAATGTCTCGAATATTACGCTCAAATTTTGCCGCACAATTGACACAAGACAGATTTTCAAGACGATATTGTTGCTCTTTTGTAGCCATTTTATCTGTCCTCCTCCGCATGCTCATAGGCAATTTTCACAATTTGATAAACATGGTCATCCGCTAGCGAATAATACACAAGCTTTCCTTCACGATGAGATTTTGCTAAACGATTTTCCTTTAAATAGCGTAAATGATGTGAAGCTGTAGCAACGGACGAGCCAATAATCGCCGCAACATCGCACACACATAACGCTTTTTCTATTGTTAACGCATAAGCAATTTTTAATCTCGTTTCATCTGCTAGCGCTTTTAAAAACTTCGCAACATGCCCAAGCTCCGGCAACTGCCCTTGCACACGCTCCACCGTCTCTTCATTAATTTTCGTTATTTCACAAACATCCTTCATACCTTCCTCACCTCATTCAAACATCCATTTGATTGTAGTATATAATATATGCAAGAAACATTCAAATGTTTATTTGAATGTCGAGGGGGCTGTCCAAAAAGCCGTGCAGTCGCCGGCATTTTGGACAGTGGTGATGGTGTTTGAATAAAATATTAGCTTATTGAAATAGTGGAGGCTTATTTTGAAAATGAGGAAAACATGGGATTAGCAGCGATAAAAAGGACAAAATATACAATCGTAAATTCCATATATAATCCATTTTACCCTTAAAATTATATGGGAATATATTACAATTTTAAACGGAGGTGGTAATAGTGAAAAAAACAATAAAATATTCACTGATAATAGCTTTACTGTTCGTATCAATCTTGATGCCCATTCATACCAACGCATTTACTGATGGAGAAGAAAATCTAGATGTTTATACTGAAGCGTCTAATGATTCCATCGTCCCTTACGCAGATTTTATCTATAGTAATAAGGTCAAAAATGATATGGGATTTGCTTGTCGTGCATTTGCACGAACATCAACGAATCATGTTGCATCATTACCAGAAACACCATTTATTAATGAAAGTGATGAACTAAACTTTACTGATACTTCTATAGAATTATTTAATGCTAATTTAACAAGTGAAGTTAGAACATCTAAACAAGGCTCGAGAATCATCATGGTCGCTGGCAATCACTTAACTAATCATGGCTATTGCCGTTTGACCTGTCACAGCGTATGCCTACAATTATCTCAACCAAATTTAAAAAAGTCCATTTCTCCGAGCATGTATATTTTATGTTTATGGAGAGCGGTTTCGCAATGGAAGTAGATATTTTAAACGCTAACAGTTTTGAGGTTCTGGAAGCGTACGATATTGAAGTCAAAGTAAATCATAGTTAGTTATTCGTACAAAAAAGCGCATGAAATGTTCTCAAATCATTTCATG
Proteins encoded:
- a CDS encoding ArsR/SmtB family transcription factor, which codes for MKDVCEITKINEETVERVQGQLPELGHVAKFLKALADETRLKIAYALTIEKALCVCDVAAIIGSSVATASHHLRYLKENRLAKSHREGKLVYYSLADDHVYQIVKIAYEHAEEDR
- a CDS encoding heavy metal translocating P-type ATPase, with the translated sequence MATKEQQYRLENLSCVNCAAKFERNIRDITTVEDVQLNFGAAKLTVVGDATVEQLEEAGAFDGIKVKSINDRQKTTIPFYKRKENIFAGLSLLFVLAAVIMSSFYEEDSALVVSLYIGAIVVGGHAMFLTGFKNLLRFEFDMKTLMTIAIIGAAIIGEWQEAAVVVFLFAVSEALEAYSMNKARQSIETLMDIAPPIALIKRTHGDHMHEIEVPTEDVQIGDILIVKPGQKIAMDGIVISGTSAVNQASITGESIPVHKTLNDEVFAGTLNEEGALEVKVTKLVHDTTIAKIIHLVEEAQAEKAPSQKFVDRFAKYYTPAIIVVAILVAIIPSLITGNWLEWIYQGLAVLVVGCPCALVVSTPVAIVTAIGNAARHGVLIKGGVYLEELGHINAVAFDKTGTLTKGTPEVTQIITTIIPKEELLALVGAVEKKSQHPLAQAVLKKAAALHVEIANATDFQSVTGKGAYATVEGHKIAVGSVNWISSLASINEELTEQIADFAAEGQSVIVAARDGECIGILAIADQLRQESKEVVSQLEHSVMLTGDAPLTAQTIAKNLGITDVRAGLLPEHKLQAIKELQGQYGKVAMVGDGVNDAPALATASVGIAMGGAGTDAALETADIVLMGDDLTKLPYTMRLSKKALSIIKQNIAFALLLKLIALLLVIPGWLTLWIAIFADMGATLLVVLNSLRLLNKQ